The Colias croceus chromosome 23, ilColCroc2.1 genome window below encodes:
- the LOC123702170 gene encoding uncharacterized protein LOC123702170, translated as MIHTPQRRASDTFTISESKKPATTAAPKTMTSRTAEGKACLMKGKAHLRESRNLKTDIKDGVILALERMYDIIKEMEIELTNARAGSGGRSGDPIHPPPPSDAGSSVDPTEGMKEMMTRMKEMTESMKENESKMERLSSLLEGNMAVAKTATYASVVSRGVIEKLPEARALHSVMVSSKDEQETGDEVLEKIRKTVDARDGWVKVERVRKVKNRRVVVGCANEEERVKVKERLSKNEGLVVEDVRNKSPLLVFRDVMKCDTADFITALKNQNAGILEGLKGEERNVEIAYVMKARNPLQNHVVVRADPQVWRRWMNEGYAHIGLGRVRVMDHSPLVQCSRCLGYGHTKRMCREEKERCSHCAGPHMRTECDKWLRGEAPQCINCTKAKKGSAEHSAFDRECFERKKWDALARSAVAYC; from the coding sequence ATGATCCACACTCCCCAGAGGCGTGCCAGTGACACGTTCACAATTTCGGAATCTAAAAAGCCTGCAACCACAGCAGCGCCTAAAACTATGACAAGTCGGACTGCAGAAGGGAAAGCCTGTCTGATGAAAGGAAAAGCCCATCTGCGAGAGTCtcgtaatttaaaaactgACATAAAAGATGGGGTTATACTGGCGCTGGAAAGAATGTATGACATAATAAAAGAGATGGAGATTGAACTCACCAATGCCAGGGCTGGTAGTGGAGGGCGTAGTGGGGACCCTATACATCCCCCCCCGCCATCCGATGCTGGCTCCAGTGTGGACCCAACTGAAGGAATGAAAGAAATGATGACTAGAATGAAAGAGATGACAGAAAGTATGAAGGAAAATGAAAGCAAAATGGAGAGACTGAGTTCGCTTCTGGAGGGCAACATGGCTGTCGCCAAAACGGCGACTTATGCGAGCGTTGTCTCGAGGGGAGTCATTGAGAAACTCCCCGAAGCAAGGGCGCTGCATTCAGTCATGGTGTCATCCAAAGACGAACAAGAGACAGGCGATGAGGTGCTAGAGAAGATAAGGAAGACTGTGGATGCAAGGGACGGATGGGTAAAGGTGGAGAGAGTAAGAAAGGTTAAGAATAGAAGGGTAGTCGTCGGCTGTGCGAATGAGGAAGAAAGAGTCAAGGTGAAGGAAAGACTGAGTAAGAATGAGGGACTAGTAGTGGAAGATGTTAGAAATAAGAGCCCCCTTCTGGTCTTCAGGGATGTGATGAAGTGTGACACTGCTGACTTCATCACTGCGCTGAAGAACCAAAACGCAGGCATACTTGAGGGCTTGAAGGGGGAAGAGCGAAATGTTGAGATAGCATATGTGATGAAAGCTAGGAACCCCCTCCAAAACCACGTAGTGGTAAGAGCGGACCCACAGGTATGGAGAAGATGGATGAATGAGGGATACGCCCACATAGGGTTGGGCAGAGTGAGAGTAATGGACCATAGTCCACTGGTGCAGTGCTCCCGTTGCCTTGGTTATGGGCACACTAAGAGGATGTGTAGGGAGGAAAAGGAAAGATGCAGCCACTGTGCCGGTCCTCATATGAGGACTGAATGCGACAAGTGGTTGCGGGGAGAAGCGCCTCAGTGCATTAACTGCACTAAGGCCAAGAAAGGTAGCGCTGAGCACAGCGCCTTTGATCGTGAATGCTTTGAACGAAAGAAGTGGGACGCTCTAGCCAGATCGGCGGTAGCGTATTGCTAG